In Synechococcus sp. RS9909, one genomic interval encodes:
- a CDS encoding 2Fe-2S iron-sulfur cluster-binding protein: MNEVLIHWPNGHTSRCRPGTDWLQAAREAGFSIPTGCLGGSCGACELDVNGTTIRACIASVPASASGRLTVELATDPYW; this comes from the coding sequence ATGAACGAGGTGTTGATCCACTGGCCCAACGGGCACACCAGCCGCTGCAGGCCGGGGACGGACTGGCTGCAGGCGGCGCGCGAGGCCGGTTTCTCGATCCCCACGGGCTGTCTGGGCGGCAGCTGCGGCGCCTGCGAACTCGATGTCAATGGCACCACCATCCGCGCCTGCATCGCCAGCGTTCCTGCGTCAGCATCAGGTCGTCTCACGGTGGAGCTGGCCACCGATCCCTATTGGTGA
- a CDS encoding MBL fold metallo-hydrolase: MTTDQATYFGANGWLLEIGGLRVLVDPWLCGDLVFPPGPWLLKGVMPELQPVPESIDLLLLTQGLQDHAHPDTLSMLSKNLPVVGSAAAAKVAKRLGFSSVQALKPGDRTERGALRIRATAGAAVPAVENGYLLDWPGGSVYLEPHGVLDSSVEARPVQTVITPVVDLGLPLVGNFITGATVMPDLMRRFQPQQVLASTTGGNVRFSGLISKALETGGVSELSPEVTEGCTLITPTVGEAIPLTPRPG; the protein is encoded by the coding sequence GTGACGACAGATCAGGCCACCTATTTCGGAGCCAACGGCTGGTTGCTGGAGATCGGCGGCCTGCGGGTGCTGGTGGATCCCTGGCTCTGCGGTGATCTGGTGTTTCCGCCAGGCCCCTGGCTGCTGAAGGGGGTCATGCCCGAGCTGCAGCCGGTGCCTGAGTCGATTGATCTGCTGCTGCTCACCCAGGGGCTTCAGGATCACGCCCATCCGGACACGCTCTCGATGCTGAGCAAAAATCTGCCCGTCGTGGGATCGGCTGCAGCCGCCAAGGTGGCGAAGCGGCTGGGGTTCAGCTCCGTGCAGGCGCTCAAGCCAGGTGACCGCACAGAGCGGGGAGCCTTGCGGATTCGCGCCACCGCCGGTGCCGCCGTTCCAGCCGTTGAGAACGGGTACCTGCTCGACTGGCCCGGCGGGTCGGTTTACCTGGAACCCCATGGGGTGCTGGATTCCTCTGTGGAAGCGCGACCTGTACAGACAGTGATCACCCCGGTTGTGGATCTGGGTCTGCCCCTGGTCGGCAACTTCATCACAGGAGCCACCGTGATGCCGGATCTGATGCGCCGCTTTCAACCGCAGCAGGTGCTGGCGAGCACCACGGGCGGCAATGTGCGCTTCAGTGGATTGATCAGCAAAGCGCTGGAAACCGGCGGTGTCTCAGAGCTCAGCCCCGAGGTCACCGAGGGTTGCACGCTGATCACGCCCACCGTGGGCGAAGCCATTCCCCTCACCCCGAGACCTGGCTAA
- a CDS encoding type II toxin-antitoxin system VapC family toxin, with amino-acid sequence MQLLLDTHLLIWAMGSPERLAPALVAMLVDPLNTPVFSVASLWEVVIKQSLGKPGFEVEAGLLRSALLEGGWRELPVQSQHVLAVAQLPPLHRDPFDRVLLAQAQTEGLLLVTRDEQLSQYPGPIRRM; translated from the coding sequence ATGCAACTGCTACTCGATACCCACCTGCTGATCTGGGCGATGGGCTCACCCGAGAGGCTTGCACCAGCTTTGGTGGCCATGCTCGTAGACCCCCTCAACACACCGGTGTTCAGCGTGGCCAGCCTCTGGGAAGTGGTGATCAAACAATCGCTCGGCAAACCTGGCTTCGAGGTGGAAGCAGGGTTGTTGCGGAGTGCACTACTAGAGGGTGGTTGGCGAGAACTGCCCGTTCAAAGTCAGCACGTGCTGGCTGTCGCACAGCTTCCACCCTTGCACCGCGATCCTTTTGATCGGGTGCTTCTGGCCCAAGCCCAGACCGAAGGACTGCTGCTCGTCACAAGGGACGAACAACTCAGCCAATACCCAGGACCCATCCGCAGGATGTGA
- a CDS encoding potassium channel family protein, with product MMFEPKRRKRTSRRSRERIYQLLLSLCLLVLVSFAFPWLSWLGTVGYSLIALLLTQLLVIRKARRTMSDRLFQLLGIVALGSQLLWLITPLRWVNTGVPLVLSWSLLTGWSVVRLVKRLSRETRVSREMLMGAAAGYLLLGLTAGLVMSAVETIQPGSFEPLDLSTEQLRGTDTTLLLSPGLFAKINYFAFVCLTTLGFGDINPMLPLSRMLSVSTGIVGTLYLAVVMGVLISRYTGELEDRDDLDDQDLNEL from the coding sequence ATGATGTTTGAGCCAAAGCGCCGGAAACGCACCAGTCGTCGCAGTCGCGAACGGATTTACCAGCTGCTGCTGAGTCTGTGCCTGCTGGTGTTGGTGAGCTTCGCCTTCCCCTGGCTCTCCTGGCTGGGGACGGTGGGCTACTCCCTGATCGCCCTGCTGCTGACCCAACTGCTGGTGATCCGCAAAGCGCGGCGCACCATGAGCGATCGCCTGTTTCAACTCCTCGGCATCGTGGCCCTCGGTTCGCAACTGCTCTGGTTGATCACACCGCTGCGCTGGGTGAACACCGGCGTGCCCCTGGTGTTGAGCTGGAGCTTGCTCACCGGATGGAGTGTGGTGCGGCTGGTGAAGCGCCTGTCCCGCGAAACGCGGGTAAGCCGGGAGATGCTCATGGGGGCTGCGGCCGGTTACCTGCTGCTGGGCCTCACCGCCGGCTTGGTGATGAGTGCAGTGGAAACCATCCAACCGGGCAGTTTCGAACCGCTGGATCTCTCCACCGAACAGCTGCGCGGCACCGACACCACCCTGCTGCTCTCCCCCGGGTTGTTCGCGAAGATCAATTACTTCGCGTTTGTCTGCCTCACCACCCTGGGCTTCGGCGACATCAATCCGATGCTGCCCCTCTCGCGCATGCTCTCGGTGAGCACCGGCATCGTGGGCACCCTTTATCTGGCGGTGGTGATGGGGGTACTGATCAGTCGCTACACCGGTGAACTGGAGGATCGCGACGATCTGGACGACCAGGATCTCAATGAGCTCTGA
- a CDS encoding chloride channel protein: MTQTSTPHSLLLGSLRALCAGAAGGALAALVVMITLQFQGRIWGRAVLQGLPSERPLPWCLAWGAGLGLLIALLQRQRAGSALPEMHETLSELRHPDGLQSRHGSRQLLGGALALIGGGSLGPEALMTRLVAFVSHRIWRGADRDLIAAAMAGSLGLFRSPLLGGAALAGRRWQLLWRWLPATLGGMAGFVVFDGLSDLGGGLHGVPYDWPTDQEQRLSALAAALIAGLIGGVCGLLLKRWRGWLQRLNLVERCWWCPVITGLALGVCLWALPLAPFSGEEQLRPLVLGHWHLGPSLLVASGLMKLLLVGGCLETGWRGGQFFPVILASSAIGMGLHQWLPAIGGMESWCSGVVGGSLGTLLASPLLGLILGLTLLQGHGAGALVIGLLVGTMLQNKR, translated from the coding sequence GTGACGCAGACCTCCACCCCCCACTCCCTGCTGCTGGGCAGCCTGCGCGCCCTGTGCGCCGGGGCCGCCGGTGGCGCCCTCGCCGCCCTGGTGGTGATGATCACCCTGCAATTTCAGGGCCGGATCTGGGGCCGTGCCGTGCTGCAGGGGCTCCCGAGCGAGCGCCCCTTGCCTTGGTGTCTGGCCTGGGGGGCAGGCCTGGGTCTACTGATCGCCCTCCTGCAACGGCAACGGGCCGGCAGCGCCCTGCCGGAGATGCATGAAACCCTGAGCGAACTGCGCCATCCCGATGGCCTGCAGAGCCGCCATGGCAGCAGGCAATTGCTTGGCGGCGCCCTCGCCCTGATCGGTGGTGGCAGCCTCGGACCGGAGGCATTGATGACGCGGCTCGTGGCTTTCGTCAGCCATCGCATCTGGCGCGGCGCCGATCGGGATCTGATCGCTGCCGCCATGGCCGGCAGTCTTGGCTTGTTTCGTTCACCATTGCTCGGTGGGGCCGCCCTGGCCGGACGCCGCTGGCAGCTGCTCTGGCGCTGGCTTCCCGCCACCTTGGGCGGGATGGCTGGCTTTGTGGTGTTTGATGGGCTCAGCGATCTGGGCGGTGGCCTGCACGGCGTGCCCTACGACTGGCCGACCGATCAGGAGCAACGACTCAGCGCCCTGGCCGCCGCGCTGATCGCCGGGCTGATCGGTGGCGTCTGCGGCCTGCTCCTGAAGCGCTGGCGCGGCTGGCTGCAGCGGCTCAATCTGGTGGAGCGCTGCTGGTGGTGTCCGGTGATCACCGGGCTGGCGCTGGGGGTCTGCCTCTGGGCCTTACCTCTCGCCCCGTTCTCCGGGGAGGAGCAGCTTCGACCGCTGGTGCTGGGCCACTGGCACCTCGGCCCCTCGTTGCTGGTGGCCTCAGGTCTGATGAAACTGCTGCTGGTGGGCGGCTGCCTCGAAACCGGTTGGCGTGGCGGCCAGTTCTTTCCGGTGATCCTGGCCAGCAGTGCGATCGGCATGGGGCTGCATCAATGGCTGCCTGCGATCGGTGGGATGGAGAGTTGGTGCTCGGGAGTGGTTGGGGGAAGCCTGGGAACCTTGCTGGCCTCACCCCTGTTGGGATTGATCCTGGGGCTCACCCTGCTGCAGGGGCATGGCGCCGGCGCTCTGGTGATCGGCCTGCTGGTGGGAACGATGCTGCAGAACAAGCGTTGA
- a CDS encoding type II toxin-antitoxin system Phd/YefM family antitoxin: MRKVNMHEAKTHLSRLVDEAAAGESFLICKAGQAMVQVTPLDAKASQQTAKPRLGLLKGHCQVPDDFDQLGNDVIPELFGGQ, encoded by the coding sequence ATGCGCAAGGTGAACATGCACGAAGCCAAAACCCACCTTTCACGTCTGGTGGATGAAGCTGCTGCAGGAGAGAGCTTTTTGATCTGCAAGGCCGGGCAAGCAATGGTGCAGGTCACGCCTCTGGATGCCAAGGCATCGCAGCAAACAGCCAAACCACGACTCGGCTTGCTCAAGGGTCACTGCCAGGTGCCCGATGACTTTGACCAGCTGGGCAACGATGTGATCCCCGAATTGTTTGGAGGTCAGTGA
- the argF gene encoding ornithine carbamoyltransferase, with protein MVAASSGVASVLSPLKGRDFLSSADVSAEQTAALLELARQLKCGDRRIDLGNRVLGLIFTKASTRTRVSFQVAMARLGGQTVDLNPQVTQLGRGEPLEDTARVLSRFCDVLAVRTFAQQELVDYAHWATIPVVNALTDLEHPCQALADFLTLQEAFGDLQGQTLAYVGDGNNVAHSLMLCGALLGVNVRIGCPDGFEPLPGVLDQARELAVAGAEISVTSDPIAAVRGAQALYTDVWASMGQEQEQAERERAFQGFCLNEALLAEADPRAIVLHCLPAHRGEEISAGAMEGAASRIFDQAENRLHAQQALLACLMGGL; from the coding sequence ATGGTCGCCGCAAGCTCCGGCGTTGCTTCCGTTCTCTCTCCTCTAAAGGGCAGAGATTTCCTTTCCTCTGCGGATGTCAGCGCTGAGCAGACCGCTGCTCTGCTGGAGCTGGCCCGGCAGCTCAAATGCGGTGATCGTCGCATCGACCTGGGCAACCGGGTGCTGGGCCTGATCTTCACCAAGGCCTCCACCCGCACCCGCGTCAGCTTTCAGGTGGCGATGGCCCGCCTGGGGGGGCAGACCGTGGACCTCAACCCTCAGGTGACCCAGCTGGGCCGCGGTGAGCCGCTTGAAGACACGGCCCGTGTGCTCAGCCGTTTCTGTGATGTGCTTGCGGTGCGCACCTTCGCGCAGCAGGAGCTGGTGGATTACGCCCACTGGGCCACGATCCCCGTGGTGAATGCCCTCACCGATCTGGAGCATCCCTGCCAGGCCCTCGCCGATTTCCTCACCCTGCAGGAGGCGTTTGGTGACCTGCAGGGCCAGACGCTGGCCTATGTGGGGGATGGCAACAACGTGGCCCACTCGTTGATGCTCTGCGGCGCCCTGCTTGGGGTGAACGTGCGGATCGGTTGCCCGGACGGCTTTGAGCCCCTGCCGGGGGTGCTCGATCAGGCTCGCGAACTGGCCGTGGCCGGTGCTGAAATCTCCGTCACCAGCGACCCGATTGCAGCCGTGCGTGGTGCCCAGGCGCTTTACACCGATGTGTGGGCGTCGATGGGTCAGGAGCAGGAGCAGGCGGAACGGGAGCGGGCCTTCCAGGGGTTCTGCCTCAATGAAGCCCTGCTTGCGGAGGCCGATCCACGGGCGATCGTGCTGCATTGTCTGCCGGCCCATCGCGGCGAGGAGATCAGCGCCGGTGCGATGGAGGGAGCCGCCAGCCGCATTTTTGATCAGGCCGAGAACCGCCTCCATGCCCAGCAGGCCTTGCTGGCCTGCCTCATGGGTGGTCTCTAG
- a CDS encoding EamA family transporter, whose translation MGWLAGLIAALAWTLASSLWRGLATSLTALQLNGLKNGIACLLLLPVLLTLPWMHQPASLVLLLLSGGVGIALGDSFYLAALRRLGTRRTLTVESLAPIAAAIGGVVGLGEHLPHQAWIGAGLVTVSVLVVARQAPPEATVQRDQSATSQRLGLICAVLAVLCGVSGAALSRSVLINSDLTPLQSAATRLLGGLVLLLPWLRFNTPWARPRPRRARWPRVLLATLLGTNLGIVLQQVVLQRLPLGLGVTLLSTAPVMALLVARAEGDQPRLGGVLASLLAVVGVGLAVLS comes from the coding sequence ATGGGGTGGCTCGCAGGGCTGATCGCCGCCCTGGCCTGGACGTTGGCCAGCAGTCTCTGGCGCGGCCTAGCCACCTCCCTCACCGCCCTGCAGCTGAATGGACTCAAAAACGGCATCGCCTGCCTGCTGCTGCTGCCCGTGCTGCTGACCCTGCCCTGGATGCACCAGCCCGCAAGCTTGGTGTTACTGCTGCTCAGTGGCGGGGTGGGCATCGCCCTCGGCGATAGTTTCTATCTCGCCGCCCTGCGCCGTCTCGGCACCCGCCGCACCCTCACGGTGGAATCCCTGGCACCGATCGCTGCCGCCATCGGCGGTGTGGTGGGCCTGGGGGAACACCTGCCCCATCAGGCCTGGATCGGCGCGGGCCTGGTGACGGTGTCGGTGCTGGTGGTGGCGCGGCAGGCCCCACCAGAGGCGACGGTGCAGCGCGATCAATCGGCGACAAGCCAACGTCTGGGATTGATCTGCGCTGTTCTGGCGGTGCTCTGCGGCGTCAGCGGCGCCGCCCTCTCGCGCAGCGTGCTGATCAACAGCGATCTGACCCCATTACAGAGTGCCGCCACCCGCCTGTTGGGCGGATTGGTGCTCCTGCTGCCCTGGCTGCGCTTCAACACCCCCTGGGCCAGGCCACGCCCCCGCCGCGCCCGCTGGCCCAGGGTGCTTCTGGCGACGCTGCTGGGCACCAACCTGGGCATCGTGTTGCAACAGGTGGTGCTGCAACGGCTGCCGCTGGGCCTTGGGGTGACCCTCCTGAGCACCGCTCCGGTGATGGCCCTGCTGGTGGCAAGGGCCGAGGGCGATCAGCCCCGACTGGGCGGCGTGCTCGCTTCCCTGCTGGCCGTGGTCGGCGTTGGCCTCGCCGTTCTCAGCTGA
- the ribD gene encoding bifunctional diaminohydroxyphosphoribosylaminopyrimidine deaminase/5-amino-6-(5-phosphoribosylamino)uracil reductase RibD has protein sequence MRRALQLAALVEGQTSPNPLVGAVVLDAHGTLVGEGYHARAGKPHAEVGALVQAGEAARGGTLVVTLEPCCHHGRTPPCVEAVIAAGIRRVVVALTDPDPRMAGGGLQRLRDAGLEVIPGVLEAEAAHQNRAFVHRVKTGRPWGLLKWAMSLDGRTALPNGASQWISGAAARAWVHRLRAHCDAVIVGGGTVRADDPLLTSRGLRTPEPLRVVLSRSLDLPAAARIWTTAEAPTLLAHGPAVEAADAESSPLLEALGAAGVICTALKRCEPLALLEQLASRGCNRVLWECGPALAAAALQQGCVQELAVVIAPKLLGGLAARTPLADLGFTALDQVIPLQDLNLQRLERDAVVQALVPPQ, from the coding sequence ATGCGCCGCGCCTTGCAGCTGGCGGCCCTCGTGGAAGGCCAGACGAGCCCCAACCCCTTAGTGGGAGCGGTGGTGCTCGACGCCCACGGCACGTTGGTGGGGGAGGGATATCACGCACGTGCCGGCAAACCCCATGCGGAAGTCGGTGCACTCGTTCAGGCGGGGGAGGCTGCCCGCGGCGGCACGCTCGTGGTCACCCTGGAGCCTTGCTGCCATCACGGCCGCACCCCTCCCTGTGTGGAGGCGGTGATTGCTGCCGGGATCCGCCGGGTGGTGGTGGCGCTCACCGATCCCGATCCCCGCATGGCCGGCGGTGGCCTGCAGCGCCTGCGCGATGCCGGCCTGGAGGTGATCCCTGGGGTGCTGGAGGCCGAGGCGGCCCATCAGAACCGTGCCTTTGTGCATCGGGTCAAGACCGGGCGCCCCTGGGGGCTTCTCAAGTGGGCGATGAGCCTGGACGGCCGCACGGCCCTGCCCAATGGCGCCAGCCAGTGGATCAGTGGCGCTGCTGCACGCGCCTGGGTGCATCGCCTGCGGGCCCACTGCGATGCAGTGATTGTGGGGGGCGGCACCGTGCGTGCCGATGATCCCCTGCTCACGAGCCGCGGACTGCGCACACCTGAACCGTTGCGGGTGGTGCTGAGTCGCTCCCTCGATCTGCCTGCGGCAGCCAGGATCTGGACCACGGCCGAGGCCCCCACCCTGCTGGCCCACGGTCCAGCCGTGGAAGCAGCCGATGCCGAGAGCAGTCCGTTGCTGGAGGCGCTTGGCGCCGCCGGAGTCATCTGCACGGCTCTGAAACGCTGCGAACCCCTGGCCTTGCTGGAGCAGCTGGCATCACGCGGTTGTAACCGGGTGCTCTGGGAATGTGGCCCGGCCTTGGCTGCGGCGGCACTGCAGCAGGGCTGCGTGCAGGAGCTGGCGGTGGTGATCGCCCCGAAACTGCTGGGGGGCCTCGCGGCGCGGACGCCTCTGGCCGATCTGGGCTTCACCGCGCTCGATCAGGTGATCCCGCTCCAAGACCTGAACCTGCAACGGCTCGAACGCGATGCTGTGGTTCAGGCTCTGGTGCCGCCGCAGTAA
- the lexA gene encoding transcriptional repressor LexA has product MAWSVPAGSPEPLTSAQQELYDWLADYIGSHHHSPSIRQMMQAMGLRSPAPVQSRLRHLQQKGWITWQEGQARTLQLLGGMASGIPVLGAVAAGGLVETFDDVQERLDLVPLLETRGLFALTVNGDSMVEAHIADGDVVLMEPVSDPSRLRQGVIVSALVPGSGTTLKHFHREGGTVRLEAANPAYAPIELPADQVQVQGKLMAVWRQV; this is encoded by the coding sequence ATGGCCTGGTCTGTGCCCGCTGGATCCCCCGAGCCACTCACCTCTGCGCAGCAGGAGCTGTATGACTGGCTCGCTGATTACATCGGCAGTCATCACCACAGCCCCTCCATCCGTCAGATGATGCAGGCGATGGGTCTGCGCTCTCCGGCGCCTGTGCAGAGTCGCTTGCGCCACTTGCAGCAGAAGGGCTGGATCACCTGGCAGGAGGGGCAGGCGCGCACGCTTCAGCTGCTCGGAGGCATGGCCTCCGGCATTCCGGTGCTGGGAGCGGTGGCGGCCGGTGGCTTGGTCGAGACCTTTGATGACGTCCAGGAGCGCCTCGATCTCGTTCCCTTGCTGGAGACCAGAGGCCTGTTCGCCCTCACCGTGAATGGCGATTCGATGGTGGAAGCGCACATCGCTGATGGCGATGTGGTGTTGATGGAGCCCGTGTCGGATCCCAGTCGGTTGCGTCAGGGGGTGATTGTCAGTGCCCTGGTGCCGGGGAGCGGCACCACCCTCAAGCATTTCCATCGCGAAGGTGGCACCGTGCGGTTGGAGGCGGCCAACCCGGCCTATGCGCCGATCGAGCTGCCCGCCGATCAGGTGCAGGTGCAGGGCAAGCTCATGGCGGTCTGGCGTCAGGTCTGA
- a CDS encoding YrhK family protein: protein MKPRLFHAHWRVGDAVTAWSHPDGIWTSRRLRKGHGPLKGCHYRPLSAIGMLHALIHPKNLERLEVRTALAFIVGSVLFVIGSDHQRITDTLSVEVFTIGSLLYLAGAWWQLVEARLADRHLRRHGLRWEWSGLRCAETQALGALLFTVPPVVAWLWPRRPRRYG, encoded by the coding sequence ATGAAGCCTCGCCTCTTCCATGCCCACTGGCGTGTCGGTGATGCCGTAACAGCGTGGAGTCACCCTGACGGCATCTGGACCAGTCGGCGCCTGCGCAAGGGTCATGGTCCCCTCAAGGGATGTCACTACCGACCGTTAAGCGCGATCGGCATGCTCCATGCCCTGATCCACCCCAAGAATCTGGAGCGGCTGGAGGTTCGCACCGCCCTGGCCTTCATCGTCGGTTCGGTGCTGTTCGTGATTGGATCCGACCATCAGCGCATCACCGACACCCTCAGCGTGGAGGTGTTCACCATCGGTTCACTGCTCTATCTGGCCGGGGCCTGGTGGCAGCTGGTGGAAGCCCGCCTGGCCGATCGGCACCTGCGTCGCCACGGCCTGCGCTGGGAGTGGAGTGGTCTGCGCTGCGCCGAAACCCAGGCCCTCGGGGCCCTGTTGTTCACCGTGCCGCCGGTCGTGGCCTGGCTGTGGCCCAGGCGTCCTCGCCGGTATGGCTGA
- a CDS encoding YjbQ family protein: MGPQDGAGPLGINGERRRCLHDDEGNDDMPAHIRTALTQQTLSLSVENGHLVLGTWQAVYLWEHRAAPHRRTIACHLIGDTEVDLLTDRLHDSAVDSP, encoded by the coding sequence ATGGGTCCGCAGGACGGAGCCGGTCCCCTCGGCATCAACGGTGAGCGTCGGCGATGCCTGCATGACGACGAGGGGAACGACGACATGCCGGCCCATATCCGCACCGCACTGACCCAACAGACGCTGAGCCTGAGTGTGGAGAACGGCCACCTGGTGCTGGGAACCTGGCAGGCCGTGTATCTCTGGGAGCACCGCGCAGCGCCGCACCGGCGCACGATCGCCTGCCACCTGATCGGCGACACCGAGGTGGATCTACTGACCGACCGCCTGCACGACAGTGCCGTCGACTCGCCATGA
- a CDS encoding MFS transporter: protein MTTTKPTASTSRVLLAGLIGNVMEWYNFAVYGYFATVIGREFFPTSDPASSLIGAFGAIAEGFLVRPLGGVVFGRIGDLFGRRRVLNLSVMAIAIPTVLMGVLPTHQQIGVAAPIAVVVLRWIQGLSVGDEYTSSIIFLSEQAPQRQRGFYAI from the coding sequence ATGACCACAACGAAACCGACAGCCAGCACATCCCGCGTTCTTCTGGCCGGCCTGATCGGCAACGTGATGGAGTGGTACAACTTCGCGGTGTACGGCTACTTCGCCACCGTGATTGGGCGTGAGTTCTTCCCAACCAGCGACCCTGCCAGCTCTCTGATCGGAGCCTTCGGTGCCATTGCCGAAGGCTTTCTGGTGCGTCCCCTGGGCGGTGTGGTGTTCGGCCGCATCGGCGATCTGTTCGGTCGCCGCCGTGTCCTCAACCTCTCGGTGATGGCGATAGCGATCCCAACGGTGCTGATGGGAGTGCTGCCAACCCATCAACAGATCGGTGTGGCGGCGCCGATTGCCGTGGTGGTGCTGCGGTGGATCCAAGGGCTGTCCGTTGGCGACGAATACACCAGTTCGATCATTTTTCTGAGCGAACAGGCTCCCCAGCGCCAGCGGGGGTTTTACGCGATCTAG
- the ftsH gene encoding ATP-dependent zinc metalloprotease FtsH, with product MPIREDDNRPNRRFGIINLVLIGFGVLLLFSSFIPNPGMQVPRVPYSLFIDQVNDGAVKRAFITQDQIRYELANPEEGAPSVLATTPIFDMDLPQRLEAKGVEFAAAPPKKPNILTTILSWVVPPLIFILVLQFFARRSMGGGAQGALSFTKSKAKVYVPDEQSRVTFGDVAGVDEAKDELTEIVDFLKTPERYAEIGARIPKGVLLVGPPGTGKTLLSKAVAGEAGVPFFIISGSEFVELFVGAGAARVRDLFEQAKKNAPCIIFIDELDAIGKSRSGSMGVVGGNDEREQTLNQLLTEMDGFASKDKPVIVLAATNQPEVLDAALLRPGRFDRQVLVDRPDLSGRKTILEIYAKKVKLADGVDLDRIAQATSGFAGADLANLVNEAALLAARAKRTKVEQQDLGEAIERVVAGLEKKSRVLQDDEKKVVAYHEVGHAIVGHLMPGGSKVAKISIVPRGMSALGYTLQLPTEERFLNSREDLEGQIATLLGGRSAEEIVFGKITTGAANDLQRATDIAEQMVGTYGMSETLGPLAYDKQGGGRFLGGNNNPRRTVSDATAQAIDREVRGLVDRAHDTALEILRHNMALLETIAQKILEKEVIEGDELKEMLAASAMPEHAPVAA from the coding sequence ATGCCGATTCGTGAGGATGACAACAGGCCGAATCGGCGCTTCGGAATCATCAACCTGGTGCTGATCGGATTCGGGGTGTTGCTGCTCTTCAGCAGCTTCATTCCCAACCCCGGCATGCAGGTGCCGCGGGTGCCCTACTCCCTGTTCATCGATCAGGTGAACGACGGTGCGGTGAAGCGCGCCTTCATTACCCAGGATCAGATTCGCTACGAGCTGGCCAATCCCGAGGAGGGTGCTCCCTCCGTGTTGGCCACCACGCCGATCTTCGACATGGATCTGCCCCAGCGGCTTGAGGCCAAGGGGGTGGAGTTCGCCGCTGCACCGCCGAAGAAGCCCAACATCCTAACCACCATTCTCAGTTGGGTGGTGCCGCCGCTGATCTTCATCCTGGTGCTGCAGTTTTTTGCCCGTCGTTCCATGGGAGGTGGTGCTCAGGGTGCCCTGAGCTTCACGAAGAGCAAGGCGAAAGTGTATGTGCCCGATGAGCAGTCGCGGGTCACCTTCGGCGATGTGGCTGGAGTGGATGAAGCCAAGGATGAACTCACGGAGATCGTTGATTTTTTGAAAACCCCCGAGCGCTATGCCGAGATCGGCGCTCGCATTCCCAAGGGGGTGTTGCTGGTGGGTCCGCCCGGCACCGGTAAAACCCTGTTGTCGAAAGCGGTGGCCGGCGAGGCGGGCGTGCCCTTCTTTATCATCAGTGGCTCTGAATTTGTGGAGCTGTTTGTAGGGGCGGGCGCCGCTCGCGTTCGTGATCTGTTTGAGCAGGCCAAGAAGAATGCACCCTGCATCATCTTCATCGACGAACTTGATGCCATCGGCAAGAGCCGCTCGGGCTCCATGGGTGTGGTGGGTGGCAACGACGAGCGCGAGCAAACGCTCAATCAGTTGCTTACGGAGATGGATGGTTTCGCCTCCAAAGACAAGCCGGTGATCGTGTTGGCGGCCACGAATCAGCCGGAGGTGCTGGATGCGGCGCTGCTGCGTCCGGGCCGCTTCGACCGCCAGGTGTTGGTGGACCGCCCCGACCTCTCCGGTCGCAAAACGATCCTCGAGATCTATGCCAAGAAGGTGAAGCTCGCCGATGGGGTGGATCTCGATCGCATCGCCCAGGCCACCAGTGGCTTCGCCGGTGCCGATCTCGCCAACCTGGTGAACGAGGCGGCGCTCCTGGCGGCTCGGGCCAAGCGCACCAAAGTGGAGCAACAGGATCTTGGTGAGGCGATTGAGCGCGTGGTGGCTGGCCTTGAGAAGAAGAGCCGGGTGCTGCAAGACGACGAGAAAAAGGTTGTGGCCTATCACGAGGTGGGCCACGCGATCGTGGGCCATCTGATGCCCGGTGGCAGCAAGGTGGCCAAGATTTCGATCGTGCCCCGTGGCATGAGCGCCCTCGGCTACACGCTGCAGCTACCCACCGAAGAGCGCTTCCTCAACTCCCGCGAAGACCTGGAGGGCCAGATCGCCACCTTGCTGGGTGGACGTTCCGCCGAGGAGATCGTCTTCGGCAAGATCACCACCGGGGCCGCCAACGATCTCCAGCGCGCCACCGATATCGCTGAGCAGATGGTGGGCACCTACGGCATGAGCGAAACACTGGGTCCGCTTGCTTATGACAAACAGGGCGGCGGACGGTTCCTCGGTGGCAACAACAACCCCCGTCGCACCGTCAGTGACGCCACGGCCCAGGCGATCGATCGCGAGGTGCGTGGCCTGGTGGATCGAGCTCACGACACAGCCCTGGAGATTCTGCGCCACAACATGGCGCTGCTGGAGACCATCGCCCAGAAAATCCTCGAAAAAGAGGTGATCGAAGGCGATGAACTCAAGGAGATGCTCGCCGCCAGCGCCATGCCCGAACACGCTCCCGTCGCCGCCTGA